taattgcgattgattgaaaaaccacaaaaccaaatgtatttggtcacagtgttacatggatagaaaacattcaattaaactctttcacatgaatgcatttttaaattcccagaggaactggcagattattttccagcaatgattagatctttccggaactttctcgatgctgaatgacatcctaacggaaagagttctgcgcgtgtatgtgtcgatccttcgccgtccacctcctccagcacgttaggcaacgatgttgtcttgtcgatgtcctcacgaaaaatgaatgtgtctcaccaccagaatatcgcttaagtatgctttttgtgtgtgattgaatcgagagaaggtgtggtttacgatggcaatttggaaggcaaactagaggggaatgaactctctgagctcggaactttcgacaactgagcaataatcgattgcgggcgcatacaatattggatacggaaatatcctactgatggggaagaataatcttctgaagctatcctgttaattgcgattgattgaaaaaccacaaaaccaaatgtatttggtcacagtgttacatggatagaaaacattcaattaaactctttcacatgaatatattttgaaaattcccaaaggaactggcagattattttcagtaacgattagatatttccacattttcctcgatactggaagcccaccagtggttaatgccaactcgataaccacctgttaatagcacttgattgaaacatatttggtcacagtgttacatggatagaaaacattcaattaaactctttcacatgaatatattttgaaaatgcccaaaggaactggcagattattttcagcaacgattagatattttacattttcctcgatactggaagcccaccagtggttaatgccaactcgataatcacctgttaatatcacttgattgaaacatatttggtcacagtgtaacatggatagaaaacattcaattaaactctttcacatgaatatattttgaaaatgtccaaaggaactggcagattattttcagtaacgattagatatttccacattttcctcgatactggaagcccaccagtggttaatgccaactcgataatcacctgttaatatcacttgattgaaacatatttggtcacagtgtaacatggatagaaaacattcaattaaactctttcacatgaatatattttgaaaattcccaaaggaactggcagattattttcagtaacgattagatatttccacattttcctcgatactggaagcccaccagtggttaatgccaactcgataaccacctgttaatagccgcgcgtgtatgtgtgtgtagcgatgtcttcccagggaaccgtttgtggcatcactctcctcctgatagattcccttctggcctagggtgcacaaacaggctcttggtgacaccgttcatccgcgctttcatgataaataaagagcttcagcgcaacagcgacaacatgctccaatcgctgttcaattagaactgagtggatttccgagcgccgctcgcttatataccgattggtgatttcaatagcctgttttgaaagcaattttaagactattgaaacaagtttttggatcaaaaagtaacaagtatataacgcgtagacattttatctttcaaatgaagtgtttatcataccatttcgttcagttgtttaggagctattaacgctcaaaatctcggtctccggcgtaacgctttcgttttcgaaactttgattttacaccccggtatagaaatgaaagacgtagtcctacgtcaatatgatGATTTGAAATGGAACTCCATTTTTAAGATAACAGATGTTAGACTAATTGGCCTAAACGCTTTAAGAGTCGTCCTGTCACGTTTACCAGccttgggaataaatataacccggacTGCTATTTACTAGGAATGTAGCATAGTACCATACTAGCTCTAAACATCTCCGTTAGAAGAGGGACAGTGATATCCTTGCTTTTTTGTAACAGCACCAGATAAATCCCGTCTGGTCCTGGAAATTTAAAGGGCTTCAAGGAATCCACTGCCCACTCAACCCTTGACTTCGTAAAGACCGTCCTAGCCATTTCATTAGCTCTACTCTCGTCTCTGGTTGGACAAGATTGAGCTGTATTGAAGACCTGTGCGTGTCCGGAAGTCAATTGGATTGAGCCTGGGAAGTGTATTTTCATCATGATACTAAGTGTTTCCTGGCAGTCGTTTGGTGTGATTCTTAGAAAGGGCTTTATGAAGTCTTGCTACAACAGGTGAATTATCTACCTGTTCGCAGGTGAACCTCCGATCCCTTCTCCTAGATTTACGGATATCTTTGTTATATGCTTTTAGACAGTTTTTTGTAATATGTCCAATCAGTggtaatttttgctttgttgaaGAGTTTGCTAGACAATTTTCTAAGCCTttcaagttttgacgtaggttacgtctttcgggaacatattggggtacaaattgaaaattgaaaatcgagcgcaccgtgaaaattgtccaatttcaaattcttattgctcagtcatttcatgatggattgatgagattttttcgtcaatcaatttcggcactccataacaattttttacattgaataaaataatatatatcatgaaactaactatcgaacaattgaaaaatctcaacctctatcctaacggaaatacccacttttgattggtcgaaattgacgacacatgcggcgggtccctaacagagacatcaaaaccaaactgcctggggaaatcggcattgcaagcacatgaaagtagggggaacttttgttcctaccgaaatatgttccctaacagagatatcaaaaccaaactgcctgggggaaatcggcattgcaaacacatgaaagtaggggagcttttttccaccgacatgtattccctaacagagatttcaaatccaaggtgtctgggggaaatcagcatgtaaataccctcgtggtcgatagtttaactaacgacgcgcacaaagggatagtgctcattgtaactagcgtgggcattgctgattgcatacgtgctggcgaataagttgggagcgatgaataagtgttttttcgttccaataagaatctttcgatgggttgattgaagagtgatctttcaatgaactgaatagaacttatagttgatagaatataaataaaatttaaatttggaacttttatgttggttgcttcgtgaaatttaatatcaatgaccgatcatgtatcgtaaaacttttagcacaactgtaagtgtaaaattgaaaatggtagatattgtgttaaaatgacttgaaatatgaaacgattttttttctcaaggaaagttcatgcgacgagcaaaattggaaaaatgaaggaatattcgaaaaagtgatttcacatatgctctacatatcgtattgggtgctgttagcccaattgaaattcgcattgaggcatgtagcatcgtgttccgttgggtttaaagcgaaaaggaaatgggttgaataaacactcagaaaataaaaaattatggatgaaattaccttttccatttcaaatatatttactctatactaaagtaatacttttttctggtgagaaaacttgtgttcgatgatgataattatcttatattactttgatgagctttttttctttatttcatccatacatcacAGAGCCACCTCGTCCAGgaggggaggcgatctggcgtagtggtaacatccatgcctctcacgctaaaggtcacgagttcaattcgcactcccgacattcttccagaaatggaagtaaaagtgacgaaccagccaaatgagttgaaagtcactataataaagataaaaaaaatctcgtccaggaccacagagggcggctttgatacgtgatacgcaccatctaatgactgatcaccatccttctatcattatcactcgattatggacactggtggagtgaacaaacaatacttaacaaccagacaaaacggacctaaatcattatcgaagagtttaacaatgtaattcttcaaacatatccaaaatgagCATGCAGCAGACGGaatctaacggaatcctacgtcaactatgcgatcgtgtcttggacacaaccctcctgtgactttttttgtttcACCAAGATGCATCCATACTTGAAGTTTTTTGCTTCAGTGGACGGTTTTCTTCAAAGGTGGATTTAATATTGGTTTCAAATTCTGATGAAACTATTTCAAGCTGTTCAGTGGAAGAAATAATTTCCACTGATATCACAATTTTCTCCTGAAGTTTGAAATGATCCCAATTAGTTTTTCTCGGATCTCTGAATTGTTCGATGAAAAGATCACCAGAATTATAATTAAACATTATATGCTCATGATCAGATAGAGAATCTTCATTTGACACATGCCAATTTTTTATCTTATCTGATAGTTTAGAACTGCAGAGTGTTAGATCAAAAACTTCTTGTCTAATAGAGATAACAAATGTTGGGTCGTTTCCTTGTTTACAAATGTTAATATTATTTGACATTAAATATTCAAGCAAACATTCACCTCTAACAGTCACTTCAAtcaagtccatttgacgggaaagaatgaaatgagaaagtcgagtcgtagagtgagaaaGCACCTAAACGCCCGAacgactgttgagtcatgttggcGGGGAAACTCccggaagaagccaaaactcatttccaattgaacacgaaggcgaatttcttcatagtcccctgactatcctcagttaaaTATGACTTGCCGATAATGATAAATTTTAGTGAAGAACtattttcgtatccagatgttgaCAATTATTATCCCAATACACACATAGGTAACATAAATATACCGAGGAAAAAATGTTAGCAGTTTCCATCGGAACATGGCTCTCGAACGATTGCACAAGTACCGATTCCAGAGAGTTAAAATTTCCCGATCGAACAAGGTGTCCccgctagtggtacaagtctagcGAACCAACCCGTTAGCGATGACTATCGTGAGATAAAATAGCTATGCGAGTAGACGTTGGCGATGTCATTTTTGACACTATTAAGGGCTGAGCTTGAATGATGGGTTGAATACATTGTGCCACTACTTCCATCAATTCTAGTATTTGATCAAGCAGGAGTAAAACCTTAGTGTAAGAGGTACTGGAGCGTGAAGAGGTCATGTAAGCCTTGTAAGGGCCACTGAAGTTCTGCCTTTCATGGAGTATAACAGTCCCGTCACCTGCGTATGAGGTGTACGATAGTGCGCATGATGGATGCATGCGAAGCGTTCACCGAGTGGTGGAACGACTCTAACGAATAATGTTTTGCTTTTGCTCGCTCCTTCCGCTCTTCTGTTCGATTTTTGTACGTATTATCTACATCCCACGAGTTGCTTGAGAAATAACGGTACACTGTGCCATCGTCCTGCTAAGACACCGTAAGGCCAAAATAATGTGTAGGATGCTCTGGTGAATCACAGGCTTCGATAGCGACAGATAGTTTGTCGAACTCCTCGACCATACATCCCTGACATGGTTCGCATTATTTGGTGATGTACCCGTATGGTTTTACAATTATAGGGGCAATTTTCGGGAGTTTCTCAATGAATTCATGTATTCAACCTTTAATCGAGGTTGTGTAAAGTGACCGTAATAGAGATTAGCAAAagggaaatgttttttttaagattGTGAGGCTAACGATTCGAGAGACTGCTCCAACATATAGAAATTCGCAAAACCTCATGGAGTAAGCACGGCGAACCGCCACAGACAACTCCAAATTGACGTGTGTGTAAGTAAGTGTAAGTAAGTCGTCCATTATAAGCTGTTACCACATGGTCCAACGATTAATTTAGAGTTCTACTGTTCACAGCTGGATAGATTAGACGAAATTATtaagaaaaaacgaacaaaattgATCAATAAAACAGGGGTTGTTTCATGACATCATGACAACGCAAGACCACACACATTTTTGAACAAGTGCACAAAAATAGAGGGATCTTGGTTGAGAAGTTTTGGTGCATTCACGGTATACGCTTAGTCCAACTTCTATACGACCAGGTGACGATCTTGctgatttgtgtcattgtaaacgaacaatgcttcaatttatgttcaagtgtgtatgtattggtgactaccatacacagCAAGATTTTcatatttgtgtgtgtgtgcaagcgctgagcgtaaacgaaagtttttgtatttttcatgtgtcaagtttctataagaccagttacattctCCATTGTTGCAGTTGTTTTGATGAACAAATCTGccgaaaatgccgaagggaaaagtgagAGAGAAGTACAAATCGACGCATTACATCAagaaatgttggtatcagagagaatgctcgtcggattggacgatcccatcaagtagtgctcaattatttggtgaATCcttaaggatacggtaagaagaagagtAAATCGAAGCACTCTGGCCGGGATAAACGGGAAATTATTAGaaccaagggattgctaagatggatGCCTTTTAGTAACCAAGATAGCttccacatcattcaaggattacatatatgTTCTGGAATTCTCTCCCCTAccttttttgcgtggatatcgtcacaaaaaattcacattacagcaaaacaatgctactatccataccagcaaggaaactaagcatcgaaataaggaccaaaaactaattttttgggacttgctctccagacttgaatcctgttgaaaatattagggggatccttgtacgaaGAATCTACAGTGAGGGAatgcggtacaccacgattgaagagctcaaggttgcAATTTCAGAAACATGgagaaatatcgagaaatccgttcagctgaATTTAGCTGTTTTGAACGTAAttaacgttaaatatactttattctaagcattcaacaatgtagaaatgtatcttgttgaaattctaactgtttgtgttctaaagaaatagaatcagggtggtcttatagaagttggacagagtgtagcccGGACCTTTCACCGTTTGTTTCGATCTCTGCGAAACGGTTTCTATAGAAAAACATTGATGTCGACCAATAGCTGTCGTAAACCACTTGAACAAATGTTTCGCCGATAAACCCCAGAAGTTGTACACGGATGGAATCAATTCAAACACACCATAATCGGGTATTATCCTATGGAATGTAACATTTATCTCTACAGAGAAATTGAGGAACATGAATTAAAATGCTCAGAAGGCAAGCGTGAACGGAGGTGATATGAATAAAATTAGAGCGACGCATAATCCGTTAGTATTGTTTAGTTTCATAAGAACCGAGTGATAGTTGAACTAACCGAATGTGTATAAGAAATATACAGTAGCTTAAAACTATCTTCCACTAAAAGATAATCAACTTAATCTAAATTTTGTACAGGATAAACTTCTCTGAACACAACCATCAGAGCAAGACTCAAATAAGTCAGCAAATCATATGCAGCCGTGCAAACTGATGTGCTGTGTATATTTTGGAGACTAGAGATGTCTTCAGTTCGCAAGATATAAACGGTTTAGCTGAATTTCAACTTATTCAAATACTTTAAAAGTATTAAATTAGCTAACTTAGCGTAGCAAAGTGATGGTTTCTTTGTTTTCCGCGCCGCTATCCTCGTCCCCTTCCTCttccttgaaaaaaaataataatgaggCTCCAAAATGAAATGCCACATCAAAGCACTTACGTCAAAACCAAAACAGTTAGTCATATCTTTAGACGCGGCTTTAGACTGCGAAACTGTTGTGCTGTTGAAGCGCCCACGCCTGGATGGGGACTGAAGGGTCGATATTAACATTTCTTCCGTGAAGTCTAGAAAAGACGTAAAATATAACCAGagaatacaaaaataaaacacaagtAACGTTTACCCTCATTCAGTATGAactcctcttcttcttcttcttcgtcaCCAGTTTCCGGTTCCTCCTCTTCCTGCTCTGATTCTTCTGGACATTCTTCATCGGTTTTCCGCTTCTTGGCCGCCGACTTTTGCTCGTCTTCATCCTGCAGCTGAATCACCTCTAGCACAACATACTGCCCATCTTCCCCTTGAACTGTTACCATGCCTTGTTCTTCTCCCTCTTCGTCACTGTCCCCTTCACCTTCCTGCACGCTTATATTCAATCGTTTCTGACGTCCTTCCTTCAGAGCTATCTGTTGCTCCCGGGCCGACGAATCGGGATCATGCAAAGCCATATGTCGGATGAGATTTCCTTTGTGTCTGAAGGAACGCGGACAGCTGGgacatttgtgcgtttttaccTTTGGTGCTGGGATAATGTAGTCTGGGTTATGATACAGATTGGCGTGACGCCTCAGCAGTTGCTTCTGACGGAAAGATTGGTCGCAAATGTCGCATTGATATGGTTTCTGGTCGGTATGAACCAGTATGTGCGACTCAAGATGACGTGCCGAGATGGATGCGTAGGGACAAAGATCGCACTTGTAACATTTCTCACCTTCGTGAGTTTTGGTGTGCATTTTATAGGTATACCGATCTGGATATGTTTTGTTGCAACGCCGACATTTGAGCGGCTTTTCGAGTGCCGTGTGCAGTTTCTGCACATGAATGCGAAGGTCTGTCTTCCGCCCACACGTGGTGGGACACAGTTCACAGTGGAAAACTGGCTTGTCTCCAACTGAAAGAACATAATTGTATACTTTGTCGTGAGCTCTTCATATTGCATTCCGAACACTTACCTTGATGAATCATTTTGTGAGCCTTTAGCGAGTTTGACTGAGTAAATCGGGCATGACAAACGTCACATTCATACGGTTTCTCTCCTGTATGTATCCGCAGATGGCGCTTCAGTTTGAACGTATCTGGCGATGCGTAGGTACAATGCGGACACTGATAGGGTCGCTCTCCCGTGTGACAACGAATGTGACGCTTAAGTTTACTCAGCTCGACACTTGCGTAATCGCATTCCGGACATTTATGCGGCTTTTCATGTGTGTGGCGATAACGCACGTGTCGCACCAGCTCACCGGATGTGGTGAAATTGCTATCACAATGCTTGCAATGATGAGGTTTTGTACCAGTGTGGGTATTGACGTGGTTCTGCAACGATGCAATCGTTTTGAATCCTCGCTCACAAACAGAACATTTATGCGGCCGATCCTCTGAATGGGATTTCATATGACGTGCCAACAGAAACCGTTTATTTGTGGTGTAGTTGCAATAATTACACATATGCGAGAGTCCTCCAGAGGTCTGAGTTTTGGTTCTGGATGGTTTGCTGACATGTGGCTTTAAATCCGTTCCGCTGCCCTCCGCTTCCTCGAAATCATAAACGTTTTCTTCTTCAATATTTTCCTCATCAATACCCTCGACGTCCTCCTTGCTGTCATCTCCCTGAACAATCAGAACATATCCCACTTCCTTCGTATCGGACTCAAGTTTGGCTTCGACAGGGACGGTCTCCACTTCCTCATCATACTCCTCCTCAACTTCCTCGATTTCCGCGTCAGGTGGTGCCGTAGTCAGCACCGGTTCCGAGTCCTTACTAGCCTGATAGTAATAATTACCGCACTGATCCACGAAGTAACATCCGCCCTCCTCCTCATCTCCTTCGTCGCCATCGGGGGTGTTTTCTCCGTCACCCTCGTCGATTTCCTTGTTGAACGATTCCAGATACGATTGGATCTCGGTTCCTTCCGTTTTAATCTGCACATCCGCCGACTGACTGGCCATCCTGCTGCTTCTTTTTGAATGCTGCAAAACCAAATTAAGGGTGAAATATAATTATTTATCCGCAATCAGCATTGACATGCTACTCAAAACAGTTGATTCTTTGATAAGGGTTAACATAAAAATAACGGACCACGATACTAATCGTTTGAATTGTGATTGAAAGGTTCTGTTCTTGCCGGCACAATCTTCCTCGTCGCCATAAATAGTCTGTTCCAGGTTCTGCCTGAGGGAGTTGGCTGCAGACAAGCTCCAAAAAACTCTggcaaccagtgttgccacacgtacaaatttatctggaaaggtacagatgcTGTACGGTagagtacagattggtacagattggtacattATTATTATTGGTAGATATTCGGACAGCTCAAAAGTACCGTCAGGAGTTGGATTTGGAGTAAGCGATAGTAAtaatagtctgatttccagcaagaaactcgcggacatctgccaggtctttTCGGCCGAGATGGCCGGCATCTTCGAGGCAACCACAAtttcatcttccaagccgttgttggtcgtctccgattcggcgAGCACCATTGATGCAATCtgcgaccaggtccaaacatccatgggtacaggccatcaggaagtacctattgcccgacactgtgctcatgtaggtccccggacacaacggcaacgcagggaatgaagcggccgaccgaTTCGCCGGAATCGGTCACATTGGACTGTTTTTCACTCGGAAAGGGCCGCTGGATGACGTGAAGTTGTGGATCACAAATTAAGGGATCAAAAATCAAGGGCTCGACTGTTAGGTTCAACGACGAGAAAAGAATGAGcacaacgaatcctgtccagactgaggaccggtcacAGCTTAGTCTCACATGGACCTTTCCATCTGCTCTGCGACCATTGCCAAGTTCACAACTCCGCCAAAGCtatcatcagcagccgcctcacctatGGCCTCGAGCTGATGTGTTTGGCTGCagactagagatgtgccatccgctcatgagctgttcattcgaatcgcttcatcatagtgagcggattcggatcggctcacaatcaaaacaacgcagctcatcagctcattgcGGAGCTggagagctgttgagctgatgagctgatgagctgctgagctgatgagcagctgagctgatgagctgctgagctgttgagctgatgagctgctgagctgttgagctgatgagctgctgagctgttgagctgatgagctgctgagctgctgagctgttgagctgatgagcagctgagctgctgagctgttgaattgaagagctgcatagctgtggagcgcaaaagctgcagagagtgtgaattgtgagacgcgaaagaatttttcgtctctcgcgctttatgatatgacgtcagtttgttttcgtgtgtccctcttcgttctttagcttaagcagagatgccagataggaaaaaggtttttgttttgaagatattcaatcgttcgttacttcattaaaCTTTTTTTACCTCGCCGAACAAgataataaaattattatatGTTTGCAAATGAAATTACTgaattatattgttatttaaacatgattgtggaaacacataaatttatttccgcgtgctgaatcaaaaaaaagtcacaggagagttgtgtccaagacacgaccgcatagttgacgtaggattccgttaggctatctgctgcatgctgattttggatatgtttgaagaattacattgttaaactcttcgataatgatttaggTCTGTTTTGTCTGGTCataatcattatcgaacacaagttttctcaccaaaAGACAAGAGTTACTTTAGTatggagaaaatatatttgaattggaaaaggtaatttaatttataattttttattttctgactgtttattcaacccatttccttttcgctttaaccctaacggaacacgatgctacatgcctcaatgcgaatttcaattgggctaacagcacccaatacgatatgtagagcatatgtgaaatcactttttcgaatactccttcatttttccaattttgctcgtcgcatgaactttccttgggggaaaaaaatcgtttgataTTTCAAGTCATGTTAACACAATATCTACCatgtacaattttacacttacagttgtgctaaaagtttcacaatacatgatcggtcattgatatgaaatttcacgaagcaaccaacataaaagttccaaatttaaattttatttatattctatcaagcataaattctattcagttcattgaaatatcattcttcGAAAgtttcttattggaacgaaaataataaaaaaaacactcgttcatcactcccaacttattcgccagcacgtatgcaatcagcaatgtccacgctagttacaattagcactatccatttgtgcgcgtcgttagttaaactatcgaccac
The Toxorhynchites rutilus septentrionalis strain SRP chromosome 2, ASM2978413v1, whole genome shotgun sequence genome window above contains:
- the LOC129768736 gene encoding transcriptional repressor CTCF-like isoform X2; this encodes MASQSADVQIKTEGTEIQSYLESFNKEIDEGDGENTPDGDEGDEEEGGCYFVDQCGNYYYQASKDSEPVLTTAPPDAEIEEVEEEYDEEVETVPVEAKLESDTKEVGYVLIVQGDDSKEDVEGIDEENIEEENVYDFEEAEGSGTDLKPHVSKPSRTKTQTSGGLSHMCNYCNYTTNKRFLLARHMKSHSEDRPHKCSVCERGFKTIASLQNHVNTHTGTKPHHCKHCDSNFTTSGELVRHVRYRHTHEKPHKCPECDYASVELSKLKRHIRCHTGERPYQCPHCTYASPDTFKLKRHLRIHTGEKPYECDVCHARFTQSNSLKAHKMIHQVGDKPVFHCELCPTTCGRKTDLRIHVQKLHTALEKPLKCRRCNKTYPDRYTYKMHTKTHEGEKCYKCDLCPYASISARHLESHILVHTDQKPYQCDICDQSFRQKQLLRRHANLYHNPDYIIPAPKVKTHKCPSCPRSFRHKGNLIRHMALHDPDSSAREQQIALKEGRQKRLNISVQEGEGDSDEEGEEQGMVTVQGEDGQYVVLEVIQLQDEDEQKSAAKKRKTDEECPEESEQEEEEPETGDEEEEEEEFILNEDFTEEMLISTLQSPSRRGRFNSTTVSQSKAASKDMTNCFGFDEEEGDEDSGAENKETITLLR
- the LOC129768736 gene encoding transcriptional repressor CTCFL-like isoform X1; this translates as MLVRYSFCLLSRRALSLPHFVLGTCNFDHGAAVHVEPRIVYVTNALGKKTQKAKCTSVEVTFLLKQRVKHSKRSSRMASQSADVQIKTEGTEIQSYLESFNKEIDEGDGENTPDGDEGDEEEGGCYFVDQCGNYYYQASKDSEPVLTTAPPDAEIEEVEEEYDEEVETVPVEAKLESDTKEVGYVLIVQGDDSKEDVEGIDEENIEEENVYDFEEAEGSGTDLKPHVSKPSRTKTQTSGGLSHMCNYCNYTTNKRFLLARHMKSHSEDRPHKCSVCERGFKTIASLQNHVNTHTGTKPHHCKHCDSNFTTSGELVRHVRYRHTHEKPHKCPECDYASVELSKLKRHIRCHTGERPYQCPHCTYASPDTFKLKRHLRIHTGEKPYECDVCHARFTQSNSLKAHKMIHQVGDKPVFHCELCPTTCGRKTDLRIHVQKLHTALEKPLKCRRCNKTYPDRYTYKMHTKTHEGEKCYKCDLCPYASISARHLESHILVHTDQKPYQCDICDQSFRQKQLLRRHANLYHNPDYIIPAPKVKTHKCPSCPRSFRHKGNLIRHMALHDPDSSAREQQIALKEGRQKRLNISVQEGEGDSDEEGEEQGMVTVQGEDGQYVVLEVIQLQDEDEQKSAAKKRKTDEECPEESEQEEEEPETGDEEEEEEEFILNEDFTEEMLISTLQSPSRRGRFNSTTVSQSKAASKDMTNCFGFDEEEGDEDSGAENKETITLLR